TAGTTATTGGGAGAACCCGAGTACTCTCTTTCGGATCCAGGAAATAGCTCTCAGAGATCTTTTTTCCTTTTGGAAGATACAGGAGCGGAACAATCAACCTATTGATATTGGAAGACTCAGATGATTCTTCCAATGTATCATTTTTGGGTCCAATGGAATTCATAGGTATAGTAAGAAGCCTTGTCAAATAGGGATTTTTTCTTTCGACCATTTTTCGATTGTTAATACGATAGATAAGGACCGCTACTACAAAGAGTACTACATACTTGATCGTGAAATATCGATTGCTTGTTGAACCCTGTGAATTGCGTGAAAGTAGGATACTCCAAATTCGGGAGTCCAAGAGTTTTATAAAACTCTCTTGATGGAAAAAAATATGAATGAAAAATCCCGCTGAATTGAATTGGGTCCATGAATCTAAGAAATAGCGAGAATTCTTGATTTCTCTCAATATCTCTCTCAATTCGAAAATCCAGGATTTGAATTGATGTCCTTTCATCGAATCCTCCTAATTGCATTGATTTATCCGAAAGATTTCACTTCAATTGGAATTTGGTTATTCACCATGTACGAGGATTCCCGCTAAGCATCCATGGCTGAATGGTTAAAGCGCCCAACTCATAATTGGCGAATTCGTAGGTTCAATTCCTACTGGATGCACGCCAATGGGACCCTCCCTCCAATAAGTCTATCGGATTTTTGTTCAAGAATGAAATCTTATTGGAACTGTCCAGTTCACCCTTTGGAACCATATCACATCCCGGATATGATGAAATAGGATGAATTGAGACGGTATTTTGTAAGTACATAATTATCTTGAATAAATTCACTATTTCTTTATTTTCCGATCGCCTGGAAAGAACAAGATGTTTCTTTTGTTCTTTCTTCAACAATTTCTGATCTCTAGTAGACCTCTCAGTAGGATTCGAACTCAGATGAAGTTCTGACCATCTGTCAGAGAAAAAAGAACGAGTAGCTCTGTATCAATGGAATCTCATCATCCATACATAACGAATTGGTGTGGTATATTCAAATCATAACATATGAACAGTAAAAACTAGTATTTTAATTGAGACTAGAACTCATAGGGAAGAAAATAGATTTATGAATGGAATAAAATATGCAGTATTTACAGACAAAAGTATTCGGTTATTGGGGAAAAATCAATATACTTTTAATGTCGAATCGGGATCAACTAGGACAGAAATCAAGCATTGGGTCGAACTCTTCTTTGATGTCAAAGTAATAGCTATGAATAGTCATCGACTCCCGGTAAAGGGTAGAAGAGTACGACCTATTATGGGACATACAATGCATTACAGACGTATGATTATTACGCTTCAACCGGGTTATTCTATTCCACCTCTTAGAAAGAAAAAAACTTAAATCAAAATACTTAATAGCATGGCGATACATTTATACAAAACTTCTACCCCAAGCACACGCAATGGAGCCGTAGACAGTCAAGTAAAATCCAATCCACGAAATCATTTGATCTATGGACAGCATCGTTGTGGTAAAGGCCGTAATGCCAGAGGAATCATTACCGCAGGGCATAGAGGGGGAGGTCATAAGCGTCTATACCGTAAAATTGATTTTCGACGGAATGAAAAAAACATATATGGTAGAATCGTAACCATAGAATATGACCCTAATCGAAATGCATACATTTGTCTCATACACTATGGGGATGGTGAGAAAAAATATATTTTACACCCCAGAGGGGCTATAATTGGAGATACCATTGTTTCTGGTACAGAAGTTCCTATAAAAATGGGAAATGCCCTACCTTTGAGTGCGGTTTGAACTATTGATTTACGTAATTGGAAGTAACCAACTAGGTTTACGGCGAAACCTAGAAATCGATCACTGATCCAATTGGAGTACCTCTACAGGATAGACCTCAACAGAAAACTGAAGAGTAACGGCAGCAAGTGATTGAGTTCAGTAGTTCCTCATATAAAATTATTGACTCTCGAGATATAGTAATATGGAGAAGACAAAATTGTTTCAAGCACCGACAGAACCGGAAGCACCCTTTGTTTCAAAGTTTCAAAGAGGGGAGGACGGGTTATTCACATTTCATTTGATGGTCAGAGGCGAATTGAAAGCTAAGCTGTGGTAATTCTAAGGATTCCCCCCGGGAAAAATAGAGATGTCTCCTACGTTACCCGTACCATGTGGAAGTAGCGACGTAATTTCATAGAGTCATTCAGTCTGAATGCTACATGAAGAACATAAGCCAGATGAAGGAACGGGAAGACCTAGGATGTAGAAGATCATAACATGAGTGATTCGGCAGATTTGGATTCCTATATACCCACTCGTGCGGTACTTCATTGTATGATCTATATCTATATATCTATATCTATATATCTATCTATAGATATATAGATATATAAGATCCATCTGTATAGATATCATCATCTACATCCAGAAAGCCGTATGCTTTGTAAGAAGCTTGTACAGTTTGGGAAGAGGTTTTGATTGATCAAAAAGAAGAATCTACTTCAACCGATATGCCCTTAGGCACGGCAATACATAACATAGAAATCACACTCGGAAAGGGTGGACAATTAGCTAGAGCAGCAGGTGCTGTAGCGAAACTAATTGCAAAAGAGGGGAAATCGGCCACATTAAAATTACCTTCTGGGGAGGTCCGTTTGATATCCAAAAACTGCTCGGCAACAGTCGGACAAGTGGGAAATGTTGGAGTAAACCAGAAAAATTTAGGTAGAGCCGGATCTAAATGTTGGCTAGGTAAGCGTCCTGTAGTAAGAGGAGTAGTTATGAACCCCGTAGA
The DNA window shown above is from Glycine max chloroplast, complete genome and carries:
- the rpl2 gene encoding ribosomal protein L2 translates to MAIHLYKTSTPSTRNGAVDSQVKSNPRNHLIYGQHRCGKGRNARGIITAGHRGGGHKRLYRKIDFRRNEKNIYGRIVTIEYDPNRNAYICLIHYGDGEKKYILHPRGAIIGDTIVSGTEVPIKMGNALPLSDMPLGTAIHNIEITLGKGGQLARAAGAVAKLIAKEGKSATLKLPSGEVRLISKNCSATVGQVGNVGVNQKNLGRAGSKCWLGKRPVVRGVVMNPVDHPHGGGEGRAPIGRKKPATPWGFPALGRRSRKRKKYSDNLILRRRTK
- the rpl23 gene encoding ribosomal protein L23, with the translated sequence MNGIKYAVFTDKSIRLLGKNQYTFNVESGSTRTEIKHWVELFFDVKVIAMNSHRLPVKGRRVRPIMGHTMHYRRMIITLQPGYSIPPLRKKKT